Within Celeribacter marinus, the genomic segment GAACGACCATGACGGCGTTGCCAAAACCGATGTCAAACGCGCGATCAATCGCCACCGATGGGATTATCCCGCGCTGCGTGCACAACTAGATGATCCGGCCTCGATCCACGCCCGCGTGCTAGACGCGCTCAAATCCCGCATTGCGATTCGCACCGCACATAAGCCGTTCAATCCAAACGCCACACAGTTCACCATGCAACTTGGCGAAGAGATCTTTGGCCTATGGCGGCAATCACGCGAGCGCGATCAGTCTATCTTTGCCATGCATAACGTCACCGATCGCCCCGTCACCATCCCGCTCCAGTCCATCAACCTCATTGAGGGCGAGGAGTGGTGGGATATTTTGACGGGCGCGCGGATCGACCCCGCCAAACGCGACCTCACCTTTGCGCCCTATCAGTGCCGGTGGCTGTCCAACCGTCCCTAAGAGGCATCAAACACGCAAACGCGCCGCGTGCCATTCCAGATGCTCCGCCATAAACGTCGAGATAAAGTAGTACGAATGATCGTACCCCTCTTGCATGCGCAGGGTGACCGGCTGATCCGCCGCGGCACAAGCCGCCGCCAACAAATCGGGCTTGAGTTGTGTCTCTAGGAAATTATCGCCCGTGCCTTGATCGACCAAAATATCCGCAACTCGTGCGCCATCCTCGATCAACGCGCAGGCATCATAGGTCCGCCACGCCGCGCGATCAGCCCCCAGATATCCCGAAAGCGCCTTTTCGCCCCACGGACAATTGAGCGGCGACACAATCGGTGCAAACGCCGATACCGATTTGTATTGATCGCGATTGCGCAGCGCGATCGTGAGCGCGCCATGTCCGCCCATCGAATGCCCCATGATCGCAACACGGCTTATATCGGCGGGAAAGTCCGCGCCAATCAGCGCATGCAATTCGCGCTCGATATAGTCACGCATGTTGTAATGCTGACCAAACGGCGCCTCGGTCGCATTGACGTAAAACCCCGCCCCAAGGCCGAAATCATACGCCCCCTCGGCATCATCCGGCACATCCGCGCCGCGCGGGCTTGTGTCCGGCGCAACAAAGATCAGTCCCAACGCGGCACAGGCCGCGCGATACTCGCCCTTTTCCGTCACGTTGGCCTGCGAACAGGTCAGCCCCGACAGGTAAATCACCACGGGCAGGGTCGCCCCCGCCGCGTGATCAGGCACAAACACGGAAAATTCCATGTCCGTTCCCGTTGCGGATGAGGCATGTTTATAGACGCCCTGCGTACCGCCGTGGCTGCGGATTTTCGAAATGACTTCAAGGCTCATAGATCAAAATACCACAACAGAACGGATGCTTTCGCCCGCATGCATCAAATCAAAACCCTTATTGATCTCGTCAAGTGTGAGAACATGGGTGATCATCGGATCAATCTCGATCTTGCCGTTCATGTACCAATCCACGATTTTTGGCACATCTGTGCGGCCTTTCGCGCCGCCGAATGCCGTGCCTTGCCAAACGCGCCCTGTGACCAACTGGAACGGACGGGTGGAGATTTCCTTGCCCGCTTCGGCCACGCCAATCACGGTTGAGACGCCCCAGCCACGGTGGCACGCTTCCAACGCCTGACGCATCACCGTGGTGTTGCCGGTGCAATCAAATGTGTAATCCGCGCCGCCATCGGTCAGCGCCACGAGGTGTTCGACGATATCGCCATCGATCTCGGACGGGTTAACGAAATGAGTCATGCCGAACCGTTCGCCCCACGCCTTTTTGTCGTTGTTGAGGTCCACACCGATGATTTTATCCGCACCGACCATCCGCGCGCCTTGCAGTACGTTGAGACCAATCCCTCCGAGGCCGAACACGATGACGTTTGCCCCCGCTTCGACCTTGGCCGTGTTGGTGATCGCACCGACCCCCGTGGTCACGCCACAGCCGACATAACAGGCCTTGTCAAACGGCGCATCGGGACGAATTTTGGCCACCGCAATCTCTGGCACGACGATGAAATTCGAGAACGTGGAACAGCCCATGTAGTGATAAATTGTCTCGCCTTTGTAGCTCATGCGCGAAGTGCCATCGGGCATCACGCCCTTGCCTTGTGTCGCGCGGATGGCGGTACACAGGTTGGTTTTGCCCGACAGACAGGATTTACACTGGCGGCATTCCGGCGTGTAAAGCGGGATCACGTGGTCGTCGGGTTGAACCGATTTGACGCCCGCGCCCACCGCGCGCACAATCCCCGCCCCCTCATGGCCAAGCACGGCGGGGAACAATCCCTCGCTGTCTAACCCGTCAAGCGTGTAGG encodes:
- the fghA gene encoding S-formylglutathione hydrolase: MSLEVISKIRSHGGTQGVYKHASSATGTDMEFSVFVPDHAAGATLPVVIYLSGLTCSQANVTEKGEYRAACAALGLIFVAPDTSPRGADVPDDAEGAYDFGLGAGFYVNATEAPFGQHYNMRDYIERELHALIGADFPADISRVAIMGHSMGGHGALTIALRNRDQYKSVSAFAPIVSPLNCPWGEKALSGYLGADRAAWRTYDACALIEDGARVADILVDQGTGDNFLETQLKPDLLAAACAAADQPVTLRMQEGYDHSYYFISTFMAEHLEWHAARLRV
- a CDS encoding S-(hydroxymethyl)glutathione dehydrogenase/class III alcohol dehydrogenase; protein product: MKTRAAVAFEANKPLEIVEIDLEGPKEGEVLVEIMATGICHTDAYTLDGLDSEGLFPAVLGHEGAGIVRAVGAGVKSVQPDDHVIPLYTPECRQCKSCLSGKTNLCTAIRATQGKGVMPDGTSRMSYKGETIYHYMGCSTFSNFIVVPEIAVAKIRPDAPFDKACYVGCGVTTGVGAITNTAKVEAGANVIVFGLGGIGLNVLQGARMVGADKIIGVDLNNDKKAWGERFGMTHFVNPSEIDGDIVEHLVALTDGGADYTFDCTGNTTVMRQALEACHRGWGVSTVIGVAEAGKEISTRPFQLVTGRVWQGTAFGGAKGRTDVPKIVDWYMNGKIEIDPMITHVLTLDEINKGFDLMHAGESIRSVVVF